ATGATGCTGCGAATGGTTTCCGGTTCGGCACCATCCACCAGCAGTTGCAATCCCTTGCGTGCGAAGGTTTCCGGCTCCCGCTCCGCCAGCCCTTCAAGTCCCAGAAGCCCCTGCTTTCGAGCTTTCACACTCCAGTCGATCACTTTGCCAATGCCGTCCTCCAGGCTGATAAACGGCGGCACGAACACCCAACGCACCTGACTGAAGGCACGCTTGAGCATGGGCCAGGACGTCTGCAGAATGGTTGCCGCCACGGTTCCACCGATGACAATGATCGCCGCCGGGGCATTGAACAGGGAAGCGAGGGCACCGCCCTCAAGCAGATTACCACCGAGGATCGCGGCAAAGCCCAGAACAACCCCGAGCAGGGAGAGGATATCCATCAGCTCACGCCCTCGATCAGCCGGGGGCCAATGTCATCCAGTGACAGCACTTCGTCGGTCAGACCCGCCTTGGCCACGGCCATGGGCATTCCGTAAATGACCGAGGACTTCTCATCCTGCGACCACACGTCCGATCCGCTCTGCTTCATCAGCCGGCAACCTTCCTTGCCGTCCGAGCCCATGCCGGTAAGGATCACGCCAAGGGTCTTACCCGGAAAGCTGCGAGCCAGCGAACCGAAAGTGACATCCACACAGGGTTTGTAATTAAGGCGCTCGTCCCCGGGCAGTATGCGAACCCTGGCCTGGCCGCTCCGGTTCTCGATCATCATCTGCTTGCCGCCCGGCGCCAGCAAGGCAAGTCCAGGCCGGAGCACATCGCCATCTTCGGCCTGGCGCACTTCAATCTGACACAACTTATTGAGTCGTTCGGCAAAGGCGGGGGTGAAGCTGGCAGGCATGTGCTGAACCAACACCAGGGGCGCCGGAAACGAGGCCGGCAGAGCCGTCAACACTCGCTGGAGGGCCACCGGGCCACCGGTGGAGGTGCCAATACCCACCACGGCGTAATGCCGGGCGGGACCTCGCCGAACCGGGCGGCGGCCAGCCTCCGGGTCGCCGACCGGTGCCTGGGTAGCAGGCCGTTCCCGTAGCGCGGAACGAGGCCGTTCCACCGGCGCCGTTCGGGACCGCAACGCCGGTGATGATTCCCGGCCTGCCGGCGCCGACGGCCCCGGAGCAGCTGGCGCCGCCTTGTTACCGGGCCGGCTGCGGGCTACGTCCAGAATCCGGTCGATGAGGATCTTCTGTAGCTGGCTGTTGTCGCGCGCAATCTCTTCGAAATTCTTCGGCAGGAAGTCCACCGCTCCCGCCTCGAGCGCGTCCAGGGTGACCCGGGCACCCTCATAAGTGAGGGACGAGAACATGAGTACCGGTGTCGGGCGCTTGCGCATGATCTCCCGCACGGCGGTGATGCCATCCATTACCGGCATCTCGTAGTCCATGGTGATCACGTCCGGGCGCAACTTTTCGGCAAGCTCCACACCCTCGCGCCCGTTAGTGGCGGCACCCACCACCTTGATCTGGCCGGAACTGGTCAGGATCTCCGTCAGCCGTTTTCGAAAAAAACCTGAATCATCAACGACCAGGACAGAAACTGTCATCCAATTCTCCTACCCAATCCTTCGCTCTCTGCCTGGTATCACCTGTGCGGTTCAGCTCAGCCGTAATGCTGCAACAGGCTTGGAACATCAATAATGAGTGCAATCCGGCCATCGCCCGTGATGGTCGCACCGGCCATGCCGGGGGTTCCCTGGAGGGCGCGGCCCAGCGGTTTGATAACCACCTCTTCCTGTCCGACCAACTGGTCAACCACAAAGCCAACCTGCTTGGTTCCCATGGCAACAATCACCACATGGGCGTTCTCCGGCACCTCCTGGGAAGAGCCGTTTCGAACCAGCCAGCGCTTGATGTGGAACAGCGGAAACACCCGCTCCCGAACCACGATGCACTCGCGACCATCGACGATGTTGGTCTTGGTCAGGTCCAGGTGGAAGATCTCCACCACGTTCACCAGCGGCAGGGCAAACGACTGGTCGCCCAGCATGATCATCAGGGTCGGCATGATCGCCAGCGTCAGCGGTACCTTGATGACAATTCGCGAGCCCTTGCCCAGCTCGGACTCAACATTCAACTGCCCGTTGAGTTGGCCGATCTTGGTTTTCACCACATCCATGCCGACCCCACGGCCGGACACGTCGGAGATCTGTTCCTTGGTGGAGAAGCCGGCGGCGAAGATCAGATTGTAGCATTCGGTCCTGGTAAGCCGGTCTGCCGCATCCTGATCATAGATCCCCTTCTCCACGGCCTTGCGACGCAGGACCTCCGGATCCATACCGGCACCGTCGTCCTCAATGGAGAGCAGAATATGATCGCCTTCCTGCTCCGCTGACAGGGTGACCGTGCCCTGGCGAGGCTTGCCGGCCTTCTCTCGTACATCTGGCGACTCAATGCCGTGATCCACTGAGTTGCGAACCAGGTGAACCAGGGGATCGGACAAGGCTTCCACCAGGTTTTTGTCCAGATCGGTCTCCTCTCCGTGCATGACCAGGTTGACCTCTTTTTTGAGGCTCCGGGCAAGATCACGCACCACTCGAGGGAACCGGCCAAACACTTTCTTGATCGGCTGCATGCGGGTCTGCATCACCGCCGACTGGAGATCGGTGGTCACCACGTCAAGGTTGGAAACCGCCTTGTGCATGTGTTCGTCTTCGCTTTCCGCACCCAGGCGCTGGAGTCGGTTGCGCACCAGTACGAGCTCGCCAACCATGTTCATGATGTCGTCCAGGCGCTTGGTGTCCACCCGAACGGTCGTCTCCGCCGCGGGGGCATTCTCGCGCGCCGGCATGGCGGGTGCAGCACCGCCCTTGGCTGCCGGTTTTTCGTCGGGCTTTGCGGGCCCGGCGGATTTGGCAGATTTGGGTTTGGCGGAATCAGGTTCCGCGGCTCGCGGCTTTTCCGGTTGCGCAGAACCGGCAGCCTTTCCGGCCGTAGGGCCACCACCTTTGCCGTGAAGGTCGTCCAGCAGTTTTTCGAACTCGTCGTCGGTAATCAGGTCGTCGCCGGATCCAGCCGGAGACTTGTCGGCGGCCTGGCCCCCGGCGTTTCCGGCTTGCTCCTGACCGCTTGAAGACTGCTCATCGGCTGCCGGAGCACCCGCAAACTGACCCTTGCCGTGGAGCTGATCCAACAGCGCCTCGAACTCATCGTCTGTGATGTCGTCGTCGCCGGAAGCGTCGCTGTTCTTCTCATCCGCCTGTGCTTTTTCCGCAGTCGAGGCTTTCGGCTCATCAGCCAGCGCATCCAGCAACTGCTCGAACTCATCGTCGGTGATATCCCCGCCATCTTCAGCCGCTTCCGCGGTCTCCGTCGACTGGGCGGGCTGCGCCGGGGCGCCAGCGTCCTGGGATTCCGGCTGCGCAAACGCATCGAGGCGCGCAATCAGCTCGTCCGGGGCCGGGGTGAGCTCTTCGTGGTTGCGAACCTGCTCGAACATGGCGTTCACATGGTCCAGAGCTTCCAGAACCACATCCATCAGCTCAGAATCCACCTTGCGCTTGTGGTTACGCAGGATATCGAACACGTTCTCCGCCGAATGGCAGCAGTTCACCAGCGCCTCGAGCTGGAGAAAGCCGGCGCCGCCCTTTACGGTGTGAAAGCCACGAAAGATGGCGTTGAGCAGATCACTGTCATCCGGATGTCGCTCAAGTTCTACCAACTGCTCTGACAGCTTCTCGAGTATTTCGCCGGCCTCCACCAGGAAGTCCTGCAAAATCTCTTCATCAGCATCGAACGCCATGCGTTACCCTCTTTAATCAGAAACCGAGACTGGACAACAGGTCGTCTACGTCGTCCTGCCCCGAAACTACATCTTCCCGCTCATGGGCCTTGATCTGGGGCCCGACACCCTGTTCCGCGGATTCCTGCCGCTCTTCAATCTGGTGGACAGTGCCCGTCAACTGATCCACGTGGCTGGCCATGACCACCAGACTGAGCATCTGCTCTTCCACTTCCTTGACCAGAGCGGTGACCTTCTGGATTACCTGGCCGGTGAGATCCTGGAAGTCCTGGGCCAGAAGAATTTCCGACAGGTTGTTGTACATGGTGTCGGCGTCTGTCGCCATGCTGACAAAGAACCGGTCGATCCGTCCGTACAGCTCCCGGAATTCCGCCGGCTGCATCTCCCGACGACGCAGGCGCTGCCATTCATCGCGAAGCGACGAGGCTTCATCCCGCAGGGCGTTGGCCACCGGCATGGTCTCTTCTACCAGGTCCATGGTGCGGTTGGCCGCCTCGCCGGTCATCTGCACCACGTACTCAAGCCGGTCGGAAGCGTCTGTCATTTTGGACAAGGCTTCCTGCTGCTCGGCATTTCGGGGATCTATCTGGAAGTTCCGGATAGCTTCGTGCAGGCTTCGGGTCAGCCGACCGACCTCCCGATACAGACTCTGATCGCGAACCTCGCTGAGTTCATTGATCAGGGTCATGGCCTTGGCATAATCACCGGCGCTAACGCTCTCCGCCAGCTCGGCCGCCTGCCGCTCGAGTTTTTCCGTCACCTCCGGTTCCAGGCCCCGATGGTTCTGTTTGCTATCGCTCATGAGAGCCATCCGACCTCTGGTTACTGGATTCTTTCAAAGATTTTCTCAATCTTTTCCTTAAGCACTGCGGCAGTAAACGGCTTGACAACATACCCGTTTACGCCCGCCTGGGCAGCGGCCACAATCTGGTCCCGCTTGGCTTCCGCGGTAACCATCAGCACCGGCAGGGTCTTGAGATTTTCATCGGCCCTGACCGCCTTCAGGAGATCAAAACCGGACATGCCGGGCATGTTCCAGTCAGTCACCAGAAAATCGTATTTACCGCTTCTGAGCATCGGCAGCGCGGTGTTGCCGTCGTCCGCTTCATCCGTGTTGGTGAAGCCGAGATCACGCAGCAGGTTCTTGATGATCCGTCGCATTGTGGAAAAATCGTCCACAATGAGGATTTTCATGTTCTTGTCCAATGGGACCTCCAGTTAGTAACACCCGGAATTCGTTTGACCTATCTGCTCGAAGTCTAGCAGGCCGCTGTTTTAACCGCTTATTGTCAGTCCTTTACCACGGTTGTAAAGCGTCGGTTACCAAAAACTACAGTCTGCCTGAGTGCGGACACACGGCGCGCGCTCAGCGACCGGCACCCTGGTGCCAGTCCGACAACCGGCTTCTCAGTCGCAGCGCAGCCTGGCTATGAATCTGGCTGACCCGGCTCTCACTGACCCCGAGCACCGCACCGATCTCCTTCAGGTTCAGCTCTTCCTGGTAGTACAGGCTCAACACCAGCTTCTCGCGCTCCGGCAGATCCTCAATTGCCTCAGCCAGACTGCGGCGGAAAGCATCCGATGACAGCCCTTCCAGGGGATTGTCCTGGGTCTCTGTCTCTTCTATCGGCAGCTCCCCGGATTCATTGAGCTCATCGAGACTAAAAAGTCGGCCACTGTTGGCGTCGGAAAGGTATGAATGGTATTCAGCCAGGCCCATGCCCAGCTCATCGGCGACTTCAAGGTCGGTCGCCTCACGACCAAGACGGTCTTCAACGGCCTTGATGGCCTGGGAGATTCGGCGGGCATTCCGGTGCACAGAGCGTGGCACCCAGTCGCCCTTGCGGATCTCATCCACCATGGCACCCCGGATGCGGATACCGGCGTAGGTTTCAAAGGTGGCACCGCGGGTGGAGCTGTAGCGCTGGGCCGCCTCAAGCAGCCCGATCATGCCGGCCTGCATCAGGTCTTCCAGTTGTACAGAGGCTGGCAGCCGCGCCATCAGGTGCAGGGCGATTTTCTTCACCAGGGGCGCATGCTGTTCCACAAGCTGGGAGGGCCTCTGGGTGCCAGACTGGTTGTAGATACCGAGGTTGTTCGCCAATGCCATGTATCCGGTGTTGTTTGACAGGATCCGATTCAGACTTCGACGAGCCGCTCCACAAAAAATTCCAGATGTCCCCGGGGTGAAGACGGCAGCGGCCAATTGTCCACTTTGTCCGCCAGTGCCTTGATGGCCAGGGACGCCTTGGCCCGGGGGTAGGCATCCAGTACCGCTCGCTGTCGCTGAACCGCTTTTTTCACAGCTTCATCGTAGGGCACTATTCCCACATATTGTAGCGCTACATCAAGGAAGCGCTCGGTAACACGGGTCAGTTTTTCGAACAGGTGGCGTCCTTCCTGCTCGTTGCGCACCTGGTTGGCGAGGATGCGGAAGCGGTTGGTGCCGTAGTCGCGGTTCATCAACTTGATCAGTGCGTAGGCATCTGTGATGGAAGTGGGCTCATCACAGACCACCAGCAGCAGTTCCTGGGAAGCCCGCAGAAAACTCACCACCGATTCGGAAATGCCGGCGGCGGTATCGACAATCAATACGTCAATCTGGTCGCCCAGCTCACTGAAGGCATTGATGAGCCCGGCATGCTCCATGGGGGTTAGCTGGGTCATCCGCTGGGTACCCGAGGACGCGGGGACAATCTTGATACCCCCAGGGCCATTCACCAGCACATCTTTAAGATCGCACTCTCCGGCCAGCACGTCCTGGAGATTCCGGTTCGCGGTAATGCCCAGCAGTACGTCGATATTAGCAAGGCCCAGGTCGGCATCCAGAAGCACTACCCTGCGCCCTTTCTGGGCTAGCGCTATGCCAAGGTTCACCGACACGTTGCTCTTGCCGACACCACCTTTGCCGCCTGTCACCGCGATCACCTGTACCGGATGTGCTTTGCTCATACTCGTTTTTGTCTCTCGCCACGTTTAACCGGGTCTTGTGTGTCCGGACACCTGCCACGCATCCGATGACAGGTCTCAATCTTCAGGCGCCCTCAGCAACCGCCTGCTGTCGCTGCAGGGCTTTCAGGCGATCGACTGCCAGCCGCACCAACGGAACGGCCTGGGCATGGTGCAGATCTTCCGGAATCTTCTGCCCGTCAGTGTAATAGGCCACGGGCAGGCCGGTTTCCATGACAAAGCCGAGAGATTCGCCGAGCGTCAGGGCCTCGTCTACCTTGGTCATCACACAGCCCGCAAGATTTGCCATCTTATAGCAATGCCACACGGATTTCATGATCCGCGGTTGACTGGTCGCCGACACCACGAGGTGCGTGCGGACATTGTGGTGGCTTTGGGCGAGTTCAGCCAACTGTTCCTGATAGCCCTTGTCAGAACTGGTCAGCCCGGCAGTGTCAATGAGCACCAGGTGTCGGTCGGAAAGCTCGTCAAGAATATCGTCAAGGCTGTGGCTCTCATCCACCACCCGCACCGGAACGTTCAGGATGCGGCCAAACACGAACAGCTGCTCGTGGGCGGCTACCCGGTAGCGGTCCGTGGTAACCAGCGCGACCGCGTCCGAGCCATGCTTGAGCACATAGCGCGCCGCCAGTTTTCCGATCGTTGTGGTCTTGCCGGAACCGGTGGGGCCTACGAGAGCGAACACGCCGCCCTGGTCCAGCCACTCGGTCCGCGCTGTGCGTACGCCGGTGCACAGCATCTTGAGGGACTGTTTCCAGCCGTCCTCCAGACGTCCGGCCTTGTGCCGTCGGGCAATGGACACTGCCAGCTCGTTGCCAAGACCGAACTCCTGCAGCCGTTCCGCCAGCCGTTGCTGGACGGCGCTGGTGGCCGATGGCTCAGACGGGGACTGGGGCTTTTGCCCCTGCATGAGATCGCGCAGCGAGCTGATCTCGGCGCGCATCTGCGCCAGCTCATCAGAATAGGCCTCACCTGCACGACCAATCGACGGTGCCCGGACATCCGCCTGCTCGTCCACCGTCTGCTGGATGTCTGAAAACGATGCCCGGGCGTAACCGGCACCCTGCCCGGCCCGCTTCTCCCGAACCTCGCGAATCCGATCGCGGGAGCGGCTCAGCTCGTCCTCGAGCCGACGGTGCTGGTCGGCCTGCAATTCAGCCAGCCGGGAGCCATTGGTGGCTTCCTCTGCACGGCTTCCCAGCCGCTGACGCGCCATATTTTCGTCGTAGTCCAGTGCCGTCACAATTTCGACACCACCGTCCACGCGCCGGTTGGAAAGAATGACGGCGTCCGGCCCCATCTGTTCACTGACCTGTTTCAACGCCTCTGCCATGGTCTGAGCAAAAAACCGTTTTACTTTCATGATGCCTTTTCCTCCACCGGCAACGCCGTTCCGGCGCCGTCCGTTCTGTCATCCGCGCCGTTACTGGCCAACGGACGCCACAATCGTAATCTGCTTGTTATCCGGTATTTCCTGGTAGGAGAGCACGTGCAGCCGCTCCACCCCGTAGCTGGCGAACTTCGCCAGCACCGGCCTCAGCGGGCCGGATACCAGCAGGATGGCCGGCTTGCCGAGCATCTCCTGGCGCTGGACGCTGTCCTGCAACGAACGCTGGAGCTTCTCTACCATGTTCGGTTCCAGAACCAGGCCAATATCCTCCTGACCGCCGGATTGTTGACTCTGCTGAACAGACTTCAGCAATAACTGTTCCAGGTCTGGATCCAGGGTGATCACCGGAATCTCCGATTCGTTGCCGCAGATGCTCTGGATAATCATCCTCCGAAGCGACTGGCGCGCCACGGTGGTCAGCAGCTTCGGATCCTGGCTCTTCGGATGCACGTTCACGATCGCCTCGGCGATGGAGCGCATGTCCCGGATAGGAACCTCTTCCTTCAGAAGGTTCTGCAGCACTTTCAGCAGCAGGCTTATGGACACCGTGGTCGGCACCAGCTCCTCCGCCAGTTTTGGCGATATCTTCTCCAACTGGTCGAGCCACTTCTGGACTTCTTCATGGCCCAGCAGTTCGTGGGCATGCTTCTGCAGCACCTGGTTGAGATGGGTCGCCACCACAGTACTGGCATCAACCACGGTGTACCCGAGGGTCTGGGCCTGGTCCTTCTTGTCAGGCTCGATCCAGATGGCATCCAGCCCGAACGCCGGATCCTTGCCCTGGATACCCTCCACCTTGCCGAACACCTGCCCCGGATCAATGGCCAGTTCCCGATCGGGATGAATCTCGGCTTCGGCGATGGTCACGCCCATCAGCGTGATGCGATAGACATTGGGCATCAGGTCGAGATTGTCCCGAATGTGAACTGACGGCATCAGGAAGCCCAGATCCTGCGACAGTTTCTTGCGGACGCCTTTAATGCGACTGAGCAGTTGGCCTCCCTGGGACTTGTCCACCAGAGGAATCAACCGGTAACCCACTTCCAGGCCGACAATGTCGACCGTGGCGACGTCATCCCACCCCAGCTCACGGGTCTCTCCCGGCGCCGGCAGTTGCCGCGCCTGATCGCCCCCGGCATCACCGCCCGGCGGAAGATCCCGGCCCGCAGGCCGCGGCGCACCGCCACCACCCCGCGCCGGAAACGCGCCCTCTTCCTCCACGGTCTGGCGCTGGTGCTTCCAGATGTACCAGGCGGCGCCGGCGGCCAGTGCCCCCAACCCCAGGAAGGCTACGTGGGGCATGCCGGGAATCAGGCCGAGGATGATCAGGATGGCGGCGGCGATGGACAGCGCCTTGGGCGCGCTGAACATCTGCTGGAGGATCTGCCCGCCCATGTCCTGGCTGGAAGTGACGCGGGTTACCATGATCGCCGCCGAGGTGGACAGCAGCAGCGACGGGATCTGGGCGACCAGACCGTCACCGATGGTCAGCAGCGCGTAGCGCTCCATGGCCAGGCCAAAATCCAGACCGTGCTGGAGCATACCAATCGCCACACCGCCGACGATGTTGATGAACAGAATGAGCAGGCCGGCAATGGCGTCGCCTTTCACAAACTTGGAGGCACCGTCCATGGAGCCGTAGAAGTCCGCCTCCTGGGCAATCTCGGCGCGCCGGTGTTTGGCTTCGTCCTGGTTGATCAGGCCTGCGTTGAGGTCGGCATCAATGGCCATCTGCTTACCAGGCATTGCGTCCAGGGTGAAGCGGGCACTTACCTCGGACACACGGCCGGCACCCTTGGTGACCACCAGGAAGTTGATGATCATCAGAATGGCAAACACCACCAGACCCACGGCGTAGTTGCCGCCAATCAGGACCTCACCGAAGGACTCGATGACCTTACCGGCCGCATCCCCGCCCTCATGGCCGTTCAGCAGCACGATCCGCGTGGAGGCCACGTTCAGGGCCAGACGCAGCAACGTGGCCACCAGCAGCACCGTGGGAAAGGAGGCAAATTCCATGGGCCGGAGCGCGTACACGCACACCAGCAGGATGACGATAGACAGCGTGATATTGAAGGTAAAGAACACGTCCAGCAGGAACGCGGGCATGGGCAGGATCATCATGCCCAGCAATCCCATCAGCATGAGGGGAACGCCGATATTGCCTCGCGTCAGGGATTTGACGTTGTTAAGGACCAAAGCTCTGTCCATGCCGGAACCTTCTCCGATTGGCGGTGCCCGAAGGCGCTCTCAGGGTCGAAAATCTGACGCCGGGGCGTCGTTTCGGAGAGAAGCGGCAAGATCCGTACCACCCCGGGTATTTTTTCGGAATCACGCCGGCTCGCGACCTGACTCGCTCCGCCAGATGCGGTATCCTTGCGCCATTTGATCGACCACACTCAGACCACAGGTGATCCCATGCCAATCCACGAGGTAAAACACCCCCTGATCCGCCATAAGCTCGGCCTGATGCGCCGTGCGGACATCAGCACCAAGAATTTTCGTGAGCTGGCACAGGAAGTCGGCGCACTGCTGACTTACGAGGCCACCAAGGACTTCAACCTGCAGGAAAAGACCATTGAGGGCTGGGCCGGCCCGGTCACCGTGGAGCAGATCCACGGCAAGAAAATCACCATCGTGCCGATCCTGCGAGCCGGCCTGGGCATGCTGGATGGCGTGCTGAGCCTGATCCCGGTGGCCCGTGTGAGCGTCGTTGGCCAGATCCGCAACGAAGAAACCCTGGAAGCGAGTACCTACCTGGAAAAGCTGGTGGGCGAGCTGGACCAGCGCATGGCGCTGATCGTCGACCCCATGCTGGCCACCGGCGGCTCCATGATCTCCACGATCGATTTGCTGAAAAAGGCGGGCAGCACGGAAATCCGCGCGCTGGTACTGGTGGCCGCACCGGAGGGTATCGAGAAAGTCCTCGAGAAGCATCCGGATGTGTCCATCTATACGGCCTCCGTTGACCAGCGTCTGAACGAGAAAGGCTATATTCTCCCGGGTCTCGGCGATGCCGGTGACAAGATCTTCGGCACCAAGCAGAAGGACGTATAAATATGCAGGACCACTCCAACGACCCGGTCTGGAAACAGGCCATTGCCGGCTCACAGATGTTGCTGGTGGCGTTCGGCGCCCTGGTTCTGATGCCGCTGATTACTGGCCTGGATCCCAACGTGGCCCTGTTTACCGCCGGCCTCGGCACCCTGATTTTTCACGTGGTGACCGGCGGCCAGATTCCGATCTTCCTGGCGTCCTCGTTCGCATTCATCGCACCGGTTATTGCTTCAAAGGGCCGCTTTGGCATGGAGGAGACCCTTGGCGGCCTGATGGCAGCGGGTATCCTCTACATCGTGCTGA
The nucleotide sequence above comes from Marinobacter gudaonensis. Encoded proteins:
- a CDS encoding flagellar motor protein; translation: MDILSLLGVVLGFAAILGGNLLEGGALASLFNAPAAIIVIGGTVAATILQTSWPMLKRAFSQVRWVFVPPFISLEDGIGKVIDWSVKARKQGLLGLEGLAEREPETFARKGLQLLVDGAEPETIRSIMEVDLESREQRDLESARVFEAMGGYSPTIGIIGAVMGLIQVMTNLEDPQSLGSGIATAFVATIYGVALANLLFFPVANKMRGIVRERTRYEDMMIDGIIAIAEGENPKSIELRLRGFLQ
- a CDS encoding protein-glutamate methylesterase/protein-glutamine glutaminase, giving the protein MTVSVLVVDDSGFFRKRLTEILTSSGQIKVVGAATNGREGVELAEKLRPDVITMDYEMPVMDGITAVREIMRKRPTPVLMFSSLTYEGARVTLDALEAGAVDFLPKNFEEIARDNSQLQKILIDRILDVARSRPGNKAAPAAPGPSAPAGRESSPALRSRTAPVERPRSALRERPATQAPVGDPEAGRRPVRRGPARHYAVVGIGTSTGGPVALQRVLTALPASFPAPLVLVQHMPASFTPAFAERLNKLCQIEVRQAEDGDVLRPGLALLAPGGKQMMIENRSGQARVRILPGDERLNYKPCVDVTFGSLARSFPGKTLGVILTGMGSDGKEGCRLMKQSGSDVWSQDEKSSVIYGMPMAVAKAGLTDEVLSLDDIGPRLIEGVS
- a CDS encoding chemotaxis protein CheA, encoding MAFDADEEILQDFLVEAGEILEKLSEQLVELERHPDDSDLLNAIFRGFHTVKGGAGFLQLEALVNCCHSAENVFDILRNHKRKVDSELMDVVLEALDHVNAMFEQVRNHEELTPAPDELIARLDAFAQPESQDAGAPAQPAQSTETAEAAEDGGDITDDEFEQLLDALADEPKASTAEKAQADEKNSDASGDDDITDDEFEALLDQLHGKGQFAGAPAADEQSSSGQEQAGNAGGQAADKSPAGSGDDLITDDEFEKLLDDLHGKGGGPTAGKAAGSAQPEKPRAAEPDSAKPKSAKSAGPAKPDEKPAAKGGAAPAMPARENAPAAETTVRVDTKRLDDIMNMVGELVLVRNRLQRLGAESEDEHMHKAVSNLDVVTTDLQSAVMQTRMQPIKKVFGRFPRVVRDLARSLKKEVNLVMHGEETDLDKNLVEALSDPLVHLVRNSVDHGIESPDVREKAGKPRQGTVTLSAEQEGDHILLSIEDDGAGMDPEVLRRKAVEKGIYDQDAADRLTRTECYNLIFAAGFSTKEQISDVSGRGVGMDVVKTKIGQLNGQLNVESELGKGSRIVIKVPLTLAIMPTLMIMLGDQSFALPLVNVVEIFHLDLTKTNIVDGRECIVVRERVFPLFHIKRWLVRNGSSQEVPENAHVVIVAMGTKQVGFVVDQLVGQEEVVIKPLGRALQGTPGMAGATITGDGRIALIIDVPSLLQHYG
- a CDS encoding protein phosphatase CheZ, producing MSDSKQNHRGLEPEVTEKLERQAAELAESVSAGDYAKAMTLINELSEVRDQSLYREVGRLTRSLHEAIRNFQIDPRNAEQQEALSKMTDASDRLEYVVQMTGEAANRTMDLVEETMPVANALRDEASSLRDEWQRLRRREMQPAEFRELYGRIDRFFVSMATDADTMYNNLSEILLAQDFQDLTGQVIQKVTALVKEVEEQMLSLVVMASHVDQLTGTVHQIEERQESAEQGVGPQIKAHEREDVVSGQDDVDDLLSSLGF
- the cheY gene encoding chemotaxis response regulator CheY, whose product is MDKNMKILIVDDFSTMRRIIKNLLRDLGFTNTDEADDGNTALPMLRSGKYDFLVTDWNMPGMSGFDLLKAVRADENLKTLPVLMVTAEAKRDQIVAAAQAGVNGYVVKPFTAAVLKEKIEKIFERIQ
- a CDS encoding RNA polymerase sigma factor FliA, whose protein sequence is MALANNLGIYNQSGTQRPSQLVEQHAPLVKKIALHLMARLPASVQLEDLMQAGMIGLLEAAQRYSSTRGATFETYAGIRIRGAMVDEIRKGDWVPRSVHRNARRISQAIKAVEDRLGREATDLEVADELGMGLAEYHSYLSDANSGRLFSLDELNESGELPIEETETQDNPLEGLSSDAFRRSLAEAIEDLPEREKLVLSLYYQEELNLKEIGAVLGVSESRVSQIHSQAALRLRSRLSDWHQGAGR
- a CDS encoding MinD/ParA family protein, with amino-acid sequence MSKAHPVQVIAVTGGKGGVGKSNVSVNLGIALAQKGRRVVLLDADLGLANIDVLLGITANRNLQDVLAGECDLKDVLVNGPGGIKIVPASSGTQRMTQLTPMEHAGLINAFSELGDQIDVLIVDTAAGISESVVSFLRASQELLLVVCDEPTSITDAYALIKLMNRDYGTNRFRILANQVRNEQEGRHLFEKLTRVTERFLDVALQYVGIVPYDEAVKKAVQRQRAVLDAYPRAKASLAIKALADKVDNWPLPSSPRGHLEFFVERLVEV
- the flhF gene encoding flagellar biosynthesis protein FlhF, with translation MKVKRFFAQTMAEALKQVSEQMGPDAVILSNRRVDGGVEIVTALDYDENMARQRLGSRAEEATNGSRLAELQADQHRRLEDELSRSRDRIREVREKRAGQGAGYARASFSDIQQTVDEQADVRAPSIGRAGEAYSDELAQMRAEISSLRDLMQGQKPQSPSEPSATSAVQQRLAERLQEFGLGNELAVSIARRHKAGRLEDGWKQSLKMLCTGVRTARTEWLDQGGVFALVGPTGSGKTTTIGKLAARYVLKHGSDAVALVTTDRYRVAAHEQLFVFGRILNVPVRVVDESHSLDDILDELSDRHLVLIDTAGLTSSDKGYQEQLAELAQSHHNVRTHLVVSATSQPRIMKSVWHCYKMANLAGCVMTKVDEALTLGESLGFVMETGLPVAYYTDGQKIPEDLHHAQAVPLVRLAVDRLKALQRQQAVAEGA
- the flhA gene encoding flagellar biosynthesis protein FlhA, which translates into the protein MDRALVLNNVKSLTRGNIGVPLMLMGLLGMMILPMPAFLLDVFFTFNITLSIVILLVCVYALRPMEFASFPTVLLVATLLRLALNVASTRIVLLNGHEGGDAAGKVIESFGEVLIGGNYAVGLVVFAILMIINFLVVTKGAGRVSEVSARFTLDAMPGKQMAIDADLNAGLINQDEAKHRRAEIAQEADFYGSMDGASKFVKGDAIAGLLILFINIVGGVAIGMLQHGLDFGLAMERYALLTIGDGLVAQIPSLLLSTSAAIMVTRVTSSQDMGGQILQQMFSAPKALSIAAAILIILGLIPGMPHVAFLGLGALAAGAAWYIWKHQRQTVEEEGAFPARGGGGAPRPAGRDLPPGGDAGGDQARQLPAPGETRELGWDDVATVDIVGLEVGYRLIPLVDKSQGGQLLSRIKGVRKKLSQDLGFLMPSVHIRDNLDLMPNVYRITLMGVTIAEAEIHPDRELAIDPGQVFGKVEGIQGKDPAFGLDAIWIEPDKKDQAQTLGYTVVDASTVVATHLNQVLQKHAHELLGHEEVQKWLDQLEKISPKLAEELVPTTVSISLLLKVLQNLLKEEVPIRDMRSIAEAIVNVHPKSQDPKLLTTVARQSLRRMIIQSICGNESEIPVITLDPDLEQLLLKSVQQSQQSGGQEDIGLVLEPNMVEKLQRSLQDSVQRQEMLGKPAILLVSGPLRPVLAKFASYGVERLHVLSYQEIPDNKQITIVASVGQ
- the upp gene encoding uracil phosphoribosyltransferase, with protein sequence MPIHEVKHPLIRHKLGLMRRADISTKNFRELAQEVGALLTYEATKDFNLQEKTIEGWAGPVTVEQIHGKKITIVPILRAGLGMLDGVLSLIPVARVSVVGQIRNEETLEASTYLEKLVGELDQRMALIVDPMLATGGSMISTIDLLKKAGSTEIRALVLVAAPEGIEKVLEKHPDVSIYTASVDQRLNEKGYILPGLGDAGDKIFGTKQKDV